A window from Moritella yayanosii encodes these proteins:
- a CDS encoding endo alpha-1,4 polygalactosaminidase, with translation MRLIKYIKPFIMWCFLSANAHANSLADVVTFSNAVEQPKSIIFYYNAIDSVRELMSYDRVVVNPVLISEKQLKTLHLAQTRVFAYISVGEFANAKLPASLRDAAMTENTTWQSYAMDLTEPIWQSHLLQQAQAYLNKGFDGLFLDTLDSYMLFSQGVAQQEQQDALINIVRRFQQLTPQPRLILNRGFAIVPQLEKPIEAVVAESLWQSYDPIEGIYSPVEEGDSRWLQDQLDAVKAQGIEAIVIDYLPTRSRKAQIKLAKRLIRAGYTPYVSDGLLYEFGVSTIEPIPKRIFGLYNGANERKVDSYCHRLVSMPIEYQGYVLDCHDINSLDFSHIDTSKYAGAVIWLEQAVYNQYPKLSQWLIRELYRWPILFISSLPTDKALLAKLGIRLNGQLEGKIRITKGKKWLEDRYPLSFSEFDAHPRWQVESDGLKQYVTVADAHNNTSTLFFSADWGGAIMAPLPISNLANHKEKWLLDPFKLLKLTLKLPVIPAPDVTTESGRRILTSHVDGDGFLSKGWFPGNPYTAEVLRDHVFKPYTFPQTVSVIEGEISMRGLYPKQSPKLEAIARDIFKLPHIEIASHTFSHPFFWDNSHKVVTKKYGEHLPIPNYKLDYEQEVLGSISYIKETLAPKGKKVNVILWSGKADPDEATLAMADNAGLFNLNGGNTFAVTGDNDWSNVSPTIVWYPSSVQVYAPVLNENLYTNLWSENHDGYERTIETFDLLGHPRRLKSISIYYHMYSGAYPASLNSLIKVYDWALAQQVTPLYISEYSARARQLYETSLAKTLDGRWLVNSTGVRSLRLANELGFPVINQSNIAGWNNGPDGKYITLISPRTQLTLSDKNHQQVRLSSANGILTKWVDNNDHINWGFHSYVPFKLEIANASHCTVKANKPLKSSRLADKTLVLESSESGQFSGSIYCK, from the coding sequence ATGCGATTGATTAAGTATATAAAACCATTTATTATGTGGTGTTTTTTAAGCGCAAATGCTCACGCTAATTCACTGGCCGATGTAGTCACATTTTCTAACGCCGTTGAGCAACCTAAATCTATCATTTTTTACTACAATGCCATTGATTCTGTTCGTGAACTGATGAGCTATGACCGTGTTGTGGTTAACCCTGTTCTGATCAGTGAAAAACAACTTAAAACCCTGCATCTAGCACAAACGAGGGTATTTGCTTATATCAGCGTTGGTGAATTTGCCAATGCTAAATTGCCCGCATCATTACGTGATGCCGCCATGACCGAAAATACCACCTGGCAGAGTTACGCCATGGATCTCACCGAACCCATTTGGCAATCCCATTTACTCCAGCAAGCACAAGCGTATTTAAATAAAGGTTTTGATGGCTTATTTTTAGATACACTCGATAGCTACATGTTATTTTCGCAGGGCGTTGCACAGCAAGAACAGCAAGATGCCTTAATTAATATTGTTCGACGTTTTCAGCAGTTAACGCCGCAACCTAGACTGATCCTTAATCGTGGTTTTGCCATTGTACCGCAATTGGAAAAACCGATTGAAGCGGTTGTAGCAGAATCATTGTGGCAGAGTTATGACCCGATTGAAGGTATATATAGTCCTGTCGAGGAGGGTGACAGTCGATGGTTACAAGACCAACTCGATGCGGTTAAAGCGCAAGGCATTGAAGCCATCGTTATTGATTATTTACCGACACGCTCACGTAAAGCACAAATTAAACTTGCGAAGCGATTGATTCGCGCTGGCTACACACCTTATGTCAGTGATGGTTTATTGTATGAGTTTGGGGTCAGTACGATTGAACCTATACCTAAGCGGATATTTGGTTTATATAATGGGGCGAATGAACGAAAAGTTGATTCATATTGTCATCGTTTAGTCTCCATGCCAATTGAATATCAAGGTTATGTGCTTGACTGTCATGATATTAATTCACTTGATTTTAGTCATATTGATACCAGTAAATATGCCGGTGCCGTTATTTGGTTAGAGCAAGCTGTCTATAATCAATATCCCAAACTATCGCAGTGGTTAATCCGAGAATTATATCGTTGGCCAATCTTATTTATCAGTTCATTACCAACGGACAAAGCATTACTGGCTAAATTAGGCATTCGGTTAAACGGGCAACTTGAGGGTAAAATAAGGATAACCAAAGGCAAGAAATGGCTTGAAGATCGTTATCCTCTGTCGTTCAGTGAATTTGATGCGCATCCTCGCTGGCAAGTTGAGAGTGATGGGCTGAAGCAGTATGTTACGGTTGCTGATGCGCATAATAACACATCGACCTTATTTTTTAGTGCCGACTGGGGTGGGGCGATCATGGCACCATTACCGATATCTAATTTAGCTAACCATAAAGAAAAGTGGCTGCTTGATCCTTTTAAGCTCCTTAAATTAACACTGAAATTACCTGTTATTCCTGCGCCTGATGTAACGACCGAATCGGGTCGCCGGATTTTAACCAGCCATGTAGATGGCGATGGTTTTTTATCTAAAGGTTGGTTTCCGGGTAACCCTTATACAGCTGAAGTATTACGTGATCATGTGTTTAAGCCTTATACCTTTCCGCAAACCGTGTCGGTAATTGAAGGGGAAATTAGCATGCGTGGCTTATATCCAAAACAAAGCCCGAAACTTGAAGCCATAGCCCGTGATATTTTTAAATTACCACACATCGAAATTGCGTCACATACCTTTAGTCATCCATTTTTTTGGGATAACAGTCATAAAGTGGTCACTAAAAAATACGGTGAACATTTACCGATCCCCAATTACAAGCTGGATTATGAACAAGAAGTACTGGGTTCAATTAGTTACATTAAAGAGACGCTCGCACCCAAAGGCAAAAAAGTGAATGTTATCTTATGGTCAGGGAAAGCTGATCCTGATGAAGCGACACTCGCCATGGCTGATAATGCGGGATTATTTAACTTAAACGGCGGTAATACCTTTGCAGTGACCGGTGATAATGATTGGTCAAACGTGTCACCCACAATCGTTTGGTATCCTTCAAGTGTGCAAGTCTATGCGCCGGTATTAAATGAAAATTTGTATACCAATTTATGGAGTGAAAACCATGATGGTTACGAGAGAACCATTGAAACGTTTGATTTGTTAGGTCATCCACGTCGCTTAAAATCCATTAGTATTTATTATCATATGTATTCAGGCGCTTACCCCGCATCATTAAATAGTCTGATTAAAGTATATGATTGGGCGCTGGCCCAACAAGTGACCCCTTTATATATCAGTGAGTATTCGGCAAGAGCAAGACAGCTGTATGAAACCAGTTTAGCGAAAACCTTAGACGGTCGTTGGTTGGTTAACTCCACCGGTGTACGGAGCCTTAGATTAGCCAATGAACTCGGCTTTCCGGTTATAAATCAGAGCAACATAGCAGGTTGGAACAATGGACCTGATGGTAAATACATTACCTTAATATCACCTCGAACACAGCTGACACTGTCAGACAAAAATCATCAACAAGTGCGATTATCCAGCGCCAACGGAATACTGACTAAATGGGTTGACAACAATGATCATATTAACTGGGGATTTCACAGTTATGTACCATTTAAGTTGGAAATTGCCAATGCCAGTCACTGTACAGTTAAGGCGAATAAGCCATTAAAATCATCGCGACTGGCGGATAAAACATTGGTTTTAGAATCGTCAGAGTCAGGGCAATTCTCTGGTTCAATATATTGTAAATAA
- a CDS encoding NAD(P)H-binding protein, whose protein sequence is MSTNKQPNIAIIGAGWLGKPLARQLLSQDYPLTVSCSHTEKAASLVAQGIPAVSATLSDEPQGDWASLLSNKDIAICLLPASRGNHANAPLAVQIAQLLALLNKYQVGKFIFISSTSIYHKTDQILTETSPLNSSSTVYAAEQLIQQQQDIDCTIIRFAGLISADRNPTRSLSKKSSDGHIFDAGGSPVNLIHQHDAVGVIEQVIKQQCWGEIFNACCDHHASRQDFYQQAAKQLGITMPSFTAENSKPHCIIANEKLKQRLNYQFSHQSATDLVT, encoded by the coding sequence ATGAGCACAAATAAACAACCGAACATTGCAATCATCGGCGCGGGCTGGTTAGGTAAACCGCTAGCACGACAGTTATTATCGCAAGACTATCCGCTTACAGTCAGTTGCAGCCATACAGAAAAAGCAGCAAGTTTAGTCGCTCAAGGTATCCCAGCAGTAAGCGCTACCCTTAGCGATGAACCACAAGGGGATTGGGCAAGCTTGTTAAGCAATAAAGATATTGCCATTTGCCTGCTGCCAGCCAGTAGAGGCAATCATGCCAATGCACCATTAGCGGTGCAAATTGCACAGTTGTTAGCGCTACTCAACAAATACCAAGTGGGTAAATTTATTTTTATTAGTTCCACCAGTATTTATCACAAAACAGATCAAATACTGACCGAAACATCACCTTTAAATTCAAGTAGTACTGTGTATGCGGCAGAACAGTTAATTCAGCAACAACAGGATATTGATTGCACCATTATCCGCTTTGCCGGGCTGATTAGCGCAGATAGAAATCCAACGCGCAGCTTATCGAAAAAGAGTAGCGACGGACATATCTTTGATGCGGGAGGATCACCGGTAAACCTCATTCATCAACATGATGCGGTTGGGGTTATTGAGCAAGTGATCAAACAACAATGTTGGGGAGAAATTTTCAATGCCTGTTGCGATCACCATGCCAGCAGACAAGATTTCTATCAGCAAGCGGCCAAACAACTGGGGATCACCATGCCCAGCTTTACAGCCGAGAACAGCAAACCACATTGCATCATTGCCAACGAGAAGTTAAAGCAACGATTAAACTACCAATTTAGCCATCAGTCCGCTACAGATTTAGTAACTTAG
- a CDS encoding nitrous oxide-stimulated promoter family protein, producing the protein MKTVTEILAQPRLNREMRLQNAMITMYCKQHHVYQGKVCRECERLQQMTARKLAFCESGIEKPTCVTCTAVCYTPVVSKQVRTISRWGRLRIWFRHPILMSLYCFDSLKPSQMPKPKLLNL; encoded by the coding sequence ATGAAAACAGTTACTGAAATTTTAGCGCAGCCACGTTTAAACCGTGAAATGCGCCTACAAAATGCAATGATCACTATGTATTGTAAACAGCATCATGTTTACCAAGGCAAGGTGTGTCGTGAGTGCGAACGTTTACAACAAATGACCGCACGTAAACTGGCATTTTGTGAAAGCGGTATCGAAAAACCCACCTGTGTAACCTGCACTGCTGTATGTTATACCCCCGTTGTCTCCAAACAAGTAAGGACTATTTCTCGTTGGGGCCGCCTGCGCATTTGGTTTCGTCATCCTATTCTCATGTCGTTATATTGTTTTGATAGTCTCAAACCAAGCCAAATGCCAAAGCCTAAGTTACTAAATCTGTAG
- a CDS encoding protein-disulfide reductase DsbD family protein, with protein sequence MRFYILICLLLASFAYAEQSATAFDPAAKVASVQLLSTANGVNGATVLSMGLKITLDDEWKTYWSSPGLAGAPPSIDWQGSENLAGVEWLWPVPQRMMVYDVETYGYKHEVIYPLQVTVTDPSKALALKAKITLLVCREVCIRTQVNLALSLPAIASSIDKASSAELQPYVANVPVNMHTTSASVQQLGWDSASSQLLIEVAGLTTPVLDGFVEGVDFTLFSQPQISQQDGVTRLIMRAEDMAGTPARLDPQQALKVTLTFAQGGITFTDTITRTVIEKTLPSWIYMLLLAVVGGFILNLMPCVLPVLSIKLLGVVESVCESSAQRRANFLLSAAGIFVAFWLLALLFIALKYFGVGFGWGVQFQSAAFLLIMIPVLLLFALNLLDKFDVQLPQSLMDKLSGSNKGHFYQGIFAVLLATPCSAPFLGTAVAFALAGSSWQIMVIFSGLALGLSLPYLLIAMWPNSVKVMPKPGMWMVRFRQFLAALLCATLVWLIWLLQAHSSMMLWVTFSVTICAMVILLLVKPGPKSLVMTLAIYLLLANTIIWSPESESLLQRNEIQSGSAIHWQVFEPERIAGYVAEGKTVFIDITADWCITCVVNERAVLQRSDIVARLNADNVVAMKGDWTKPDSQIEAYLKRYGRYAIPFNQVFGPALPQGKLLPELLTKDVVRVGLTQAGQ encoded by the coding sequence ATGCGATTTTATATTTTAATCTGCCTATTACTTGCTTCCTTTGCCTATGCCGAGCAAAGTGCAACTGCGTTTGATCCTGCTGCGAAAGTGGCTAGTGTGCAGTTATTATCAACGGCGAATGGCGTGAACGGCGCAACGGTATTATCCATGGGGTTAAAAATAACCTTAGATGATGAGTGGAAAACCTACTGGAGTTCGCCTGGACTAGCCGGTGCCCCTCCGAGTATTGACTGGCAAGGATCTGAAAATTTAGCGGGTGTTGAATGGTTATGGCCGGTGCCGCAACGCATGATGGTGTATGACGTTGAGACGTATGGTTACAAACACGAAGTTATTTATCCTTTGCAAGTGACGGTTACTGATCCAAGTAAAGCGTTAGCGTTAAAAGCTAAAATCACATTGTTAGTGTGTCGTGAAGTGTGTATACGTACGCAAGTTAATCTCGCATTAAGCCTTCCCGCTATAGCAAGCAGTATCGATAAAGCGTCGAGTGCGGAGCTACAACCTTATGTCGCGAATGTTCCGGTTAATATGCATACCACGTCGGCATCTGTCCAGCAACTCGGCTGGGACAGTGCATCATCGCAATTATTAATTGAAGTGGCAGGGTTAACAACGCCAGTGCTTGACGGTTTTGTTGAAGGCGTGGATTTTACCTTATTTAGTCAACCACAAATTAGTCAGCAAGACGGTGTGACCCGGTTAATTATGCGGGCTGAAGACATGGCTGGCACACCAGCACGACTCGATCCTCAGCAAGCACTGAAAGTAACATTAACCTTCGCACAAGGCGGTATTACGTTTACCGATACAATCACGCGAACCGTTATTGAAAAAACCTTACCAAGTTGGATCTATATGTTGCTGCTGGCGGTTGTGGGTGGTTTTATTCTTAATTTAATGCCGTGTGTATTACCGGTATTGTCGATTAAATTATTAGGTGTGGTTGAATCGGTCTGTGAATCGAGTGCGCAACGACGGGCTAATTTTCTATTGAGTGCTGCCGGTATTTTTGTGGCGTTTTGGTTGTTGGCATTACTGTTTATTGCCCTTAAATATTTTGGTGTTGGTTTTGGCTGGGGGGTGCAATTTCAGTCAGCAGCATTTTTATTGATAATGATTCCAGTGCTGCTGTTATTCGCATTAAATCTCCTGGATAAATTTGATGTGCAATTACCACAAAGTTTAATGGATAAATTGTCCGGTTCTAATAAAGGCCATTTTTATCAAGGCATCTTTGCGGTGTTATTAGCAACGCCTTGCTCTGCGCCTTTTTTAGGTACCGCGGTTGCCTTTGCACTGGCGGGTTCAAGTTGGCAAATTATGGTGATATTCAGTGGCTTAGCCTTGGGTTTATCACTGCCATATTTACTTATCGCGATGTGGCCAAATAGCGTGAAAGTAATGCCAAAACCAGGCATGTGGATGGTACGCTTTCGTCAGTTTTTAGCGGCGTTATTGTGCGCGACGTTAGTGTGGCTGATTTGGCTACTGCAAGCCCATTCAAGCATGATGTTGTGGGTCACTTTTAGCGTCACCATTTGTGCCATGGTAATACTCTTGCTCGTGAAACCTGGGCCTAAATCACTGGTCATGACATTGGCAATATATCTACTGTTGGCGAATACCATCATTTGGTCGCCTGAATCAGAGTCGTTATTACAGCGTAATGAGATTCAGTCTGGATCAGCAATTCATTGGCAGGTATTTGAGCCAGAAAGAATTGCGGGTTATGTAGCGGAAGGAAAAACCGTGTTTATCGATATTACCGCCGATTGGTGCATCACCTGTGTGGTGAATGAGCGTGCCGTGTTGCAACGTAGTGATATTGTTGCCCGCCTAAATGCGGACAATGTTGTGGCGATGAAGGGAGACTGGACTAAACCGGATAGTCAAATTGAAGCTTATCTCAAACGTTATGGGCGTTATGCCATTCCATTTAATCAGGTGTTTGGTCCAGCATTACCGCAGGGAAAGTTATTACCTGAGTTGCTTACCAAGGATGTGGTGAGAGTGGGATTGACGCAGGCCGGTCAATAA
- a CDS encoding SirB2 family protein has translation MDYAFVKHMHMGIAYLSISFFIFRSVLSVTESGLLQNKLIKILPHVIDTFLLLLAGHLMMTIQQYPFADAWLTAKLIALIAYIIVGTVAIKRGKTATIRLWASVAAIAIFAYILGVAKSHDVMSWLALA, from the coding sequence ATGGATTACGCATTTGTTAAACACATGCACATGGGCATCGCTTACCTTAGTATCAGTTTCTTTATTTTTCGTTCAGTCTTATCGGTCACAGAATCTGGATTATTACAGAATAAGCTAATCAAAATATTGCCGCACGTCATTGATACCTTTCTTCTATTGCTTGCAGGTCATTTAATGATGACAATCCAACAATATCCGTTTGCTGATGCTTGGTTAACCGCAAAATTAATCGCGCTTATCGCTTATATTATCGTGGGTACAGTTGCCATTAAACGTGGTAAGACAGCCACAATACGCTTATGGGCAAGTGTGGCGGCGATAGCGATTTTTGCTTATATTCTTGGCGTCGCAAAAAGCCATGATGTGATGTCTTGGTTAGCACTCGCTTAA
- a CDS encoding tellurite resistance protein translates to MIASALLQQYSTLFHPSGKPVLDLACGAGRNGLYLHQQQIPTIFADQNPTALASITDASSVSAEQCWQVDFENGDKQLQSNHYQGIVVFRYLHRPLIDDIKQAVCSGGIVIYETFTVENRQFGRPNRDAFLLQLGELQAMFSDWECLHYFEGIERNPDRAIAQIVCKKP, encoded by the coding sequence ATGATTGCATCGGCACTATTACAGCAATACAGCACGTTATTCCACCCCTCTGGTAAACCCGTTCTCGATCTAGCCTGTGGTGCTGGTCGTAATGGTTTATATTTACATCAACAGCAGATACCCACTATTTTTGCCGACCAAAATCCAACGGCATTAGCGAGTATAACGGATGCATCTAGTGTGAGTGCCGAGCAATGCTGGCAAGTTGACTTTGAAAATGGCGACAAACAACTACAATCCAATCATTATCAAGGCATAGTGGTATTTCGATATTTGCATCGGCCGTTAATTGACGATATCAAGCAAGCAGTATGTTCTGGTGGCATTGTGATCTATGAAACGTTCACTGTCGAAAACAGACAATTTGGTCGACCTAATCGTGATGCATTTCTATTACAGTTAGGAGAATTACAAGCGATGTTCAGCGACTGGGAATGTTTACATTATTTTGAAGGCATTGAACGTAACCCTGACCGCGCTATTGCACAGATAGTCTGTAAAAAACCATAA
- the rplY gene encoding 50S ribosomal protein L25, translated as MSFTFEAQVRSDLGKGASRRLRHANKFPAVIYGKGEEAISIELEHDIVNNAQLDEEFFSSVITLVVDGKEVAVTVKALQRHAFKPKLQHIDFIRA; from the coding sequence ATGTCTTTCACTTTTGAAGCACAAGTACGTTCAGACCTAGGGAAAGGTGCGAGCCGCCGCCTACGTCACGCTAACAAATTCCCTGCTGTAATCTACGGTAAAGGCGAAGAAGCTATCTCTATCGAATTAGAACACGATATCGTTAACAACGCACAACTTGACGAAGAGTTCTTCTCTTCAGTGATCACGCTTGTTGTTGATGGTAAAGAAGTTGCTGTGACAGTGAAAGCGCTACAACGTCACGCGTTCAAGCCAAAATTACAACACATTGACTTCATCCGTGCTTAA
- a CDS encoding DUF342 domain-containing protein gives MLDAELIRLSEDNNQVEVRLIPNKHAPLTVPNLLGLLNIKPFNQLSPILANLEEAVSQINMLSDKRAGAEEFLFILAERHNGKIEIILNKDNMQAEVNLTAGWGDHQIELADILDELSNNNIHIGIDKQKITVQLKQLSILSPGEQIKIIVAEGQLPIHGKNAELKRQVSLARERLLQPQLKADGNVDMRNLGEINLVQVNDVLIEKIPADDGTKGFDLLGKELLPTSGKDTKLQAGPGTCIDPNNPLRLLATMTGQAVEVRGVLQIDDMLTIKNVDIGTGHITFKGSILITGNVDAEMIVKSSGDITVMGFVDSATLEAEGDIIVHKGILGRQLTNINNNYNHQLATKIIAQGQIRAQFVQYSELTATGNITITKQLLHSVTHTKGKLTVSDGFNRRGDIVGGRVNANNGINVVSIGATSGTKTEIYCAMQEDQIRVQVHDRSEKLKTLVEKDNSLWIKINNLPPKDKWKHDHGVVTEIKEMLYEKNRFNQQRVNDEVELQQLQLELDQYYQVHLINVGKCIFDNVTLHIGSAATITQREYGPCRVIHKDKQIDFDYSKHN, from the coding sequence ATGCTGGACGCAGAATTAATTAGATTAAGCGAAGACAATAATCAAGTCGAAGTCCGTCTGATCCCAAATAAACACGCGCCACTCACAGTACCTAATTTACTGGGTTTGCTCAATATTAAGCCTTTCAATCAATTATCCCCTATTCTTGCTAATCTTGAAGAAGCAGTAAGTCAAATAAATATGCTCAGTGATAAGCGAGCCGGTGCTGAAGAGTTTCTATTTATTTTAGCAGAACGGCATAACGGTAAAATTGAAATCATACTGAACAAAGATAACATGCAAGCGGAAGTAAATTTAACCGCGGGCTGGGGCGATCATCAAATTGAACTTGCTGATATTTTAGATGAACTCAGTAACAATAATATCCATATCGGTATTGATAAGCAGAAGATCACCGTACAACTCAAACAACTCTCGATACTATCACCCGGTGAACAAATTAAGATTATTGTTGCCGAAGGTCAGTTGCCTATTCATGGCAAAAATGCCGAATTAAAACGCCAAGTATCATTAGCCCGAGAACGTTTATTACAGCCGCAATTAAAAGCGGATGGTAATGTTGATATGCGTAATCTGGGTGAAATAAATCTGGTACAGGTGAACGATGTATTAATCGAAAAAATACCGGCTGATGATGGCACCAAAGGGTTTGATCTACTCGGTAAAGAACTGTTACCCACATCAGGTAAAGACACCAAGCTACAGGCGGGTCCAGGCACCTGTATTGACCCTAACAATCCATTAAGATTACTTGCCACCATGACAGGACAAGCAGTCGAGGTCAGGGGCGTATTACAAATTGATGATATGCTGACAATTAAAAATGTTGATATCGGTACAGGTCATATTACGTTTAAAGGCAGCATCCTGATCACAGGTAACGTTGATGCCGAAATGATCGTTAAAAGTAGTGGTGATATTACTGTGATGGGATTTGTTGATTCCGCGACCTTAGAAGCGGAAGGCGATATTATTGTCCACAAAGGTATTTTAGGGCGGCAATTAACCAATATAAATAACAATTACAATCATCAACTCGCGACCAAAATTATTGCTCAAGGGCAAATACGCGCTCAATTTGTGCAATACTCAGAACTCACCGCAACCGGGAACATTACCATCACCAAGCAGTTACTGCACAGCGTTACCCATACGAAAGGGAAACTTACCGTAAGCGATGGCTTTAATCGCCGGGGCGATATCGTGGGTGGCAGGGTTAATGCAAATAATGGCATTAACGTGGTCAGCATTGGCGCCACATCAGGAACAAAAACTGAAATTTATTGCGCAATGCAAGAAGACCAGATCCGGGTACAAGTACACGACCGTAGCGAAAAATTGAAGACCTTAGTGGAAAAAGATAACTCACTGTGGATTAAGATTAATAATCTACCGCCAAAAGACAAATGGAAACACGATCACGGTGTCGTTACTGAAATAAAAGAAATGCTGTATGAGAAAAATAGATTCAACCAGCAACGCGTTAATGATGAGGTAGAATTACAGCAGTTGCAACTTGAGCTAGACCAATACTACCAAGTACATCTGATTAATGTCGGGAAATGTATTTTTGATAATGTAACCTTGCATATCGGCTCAGCAGCCACAATAACCCAGCGTGAATACGGTCCTTGTCGCGTGATCCACAAAGATAAGCAAATTGACTTTGATTATAGCAAGCACAACTAG
- a CDS encoding cystathionine gamma-synthase family protein — MKEQGFTTHLVHHDHNQNLEFGAIHAPIYNSATYGYDDIHDLIDIFQGRQIGQAYARQATPTIDMLQNMICEMEQGKASLCFSSGMAAIVAVFLTLLKGGDHIVASRFLFGNTSSVFGTLKSFGIEVTLVDATNVANVAAACQANTKMVFVETIANPATQVCDLAEIGELCDAKGLLYVVDNTLTSAYLFQPKAVKCHLIVTSLSKYFGGHGNVIGGSVTDTGLFDWSQYPNIFEAYRKGDPAMWGYAQMKKKGLRDMGACLSSEAAGQLALGSETMALRVKQSSSSALALALMLENHPKVERVYYPGLESHPEYARAKSLFSASGSMLSLDLKEGLDCCQFLNALKLVISATHLGDNRSLALPVAPTIFHEIGLAARQESGISENMIRCSIGIEDTDDLLADFTQALANL, encoded by the coding sequence ATGAAAGAGCAGGGATTTACTACTCATTTAGTTCATCATGATCACAACCAAAATTTAGAGTTTGGGGCTATTCATGCACCAATTTATAACTCTGCTACTTACGGTTATGATGACATTCACGATCTTATCGATATCTTCCAAGGTCGCCAAATTGGCCAAGCTTATGCTCGTCAAGCGACGCCAACGATTGATATGTTACAAAACATGATCTGCGAAATGGAACAGGGTAAAGCATCACTTTGTTTTAGCTCTGGTATGGCGGCGATTGTCGCGGTATTTCTGACGTTATTAAAAGGTGGCGATCATATTGTTGCCAGCCGTTTCTTATTTGGTAATACGTCAAGTGTATTTGGTACTTTAAAAAGTTTTGGTATTGAAGTGACACTCGTTGATGCTACCAATGTGGCTAACGTTGCCGCGGCTTGCCAAGCCAATACCAAAATGGTGTTTGTAGAAACCATTGCTAATCCGGCGACTCAAGTTTGTGATTTAGCTGAGATTGGCGAGTTGTGTGATGCCAAAGGGCTGCTATATGTTGTTGATAATACCTTAACGTCAGCCTATTTATTCCAGCCTAAAGCGGTGAAATGTCATCTTATTGTGACGTCACTATCCAAGTATTTTGGTGGTCACGGTAATGTTATCGGTGGTTCAGTCACTGACACGGGTTTATTTGATTGGTCACAATATCCAAATATCTTTGAAGCGTACCGTAAAGGTGATCCGGCTATGTGGGGTTATGCGCAAATGAAGAAGAAAGGGCTGCGTGACATGGGCGCTTGCCTGAGTTCTGAAGCGGCTGGCCAATTAGCGCTAGGTTCAGAAACAATGGCGCTGCGTGTAAAACAATCGTCAAGTTCGGCATTGGCTTTAGCATTAATGTTAGAGAATCATCCGAAAGTTGAACGTGTTTATTATCCAGGTTTAGAATCGCATCCTGAATATGCCCGTGCTAAATCGTTATTTTCTGCATCAGGGTCAATGTTAAGTTTAGACTTGAAAGAAGGCTTGGATTGTTGCCAATTCTTGAATGCATTGAAACTGGTTATTAGTGCCACGCATTTAGGTGATAACCGTAGCTTAGCACTGCCTGTCGCACCGACTATTTTCCATGAAATCGGTCTCGCGGCACGTCAAGAGTCGGGGATCAGTGAAAACATGATCCGTTGTTCGATTGGTATTGAAGATACCGATGATTTACTGGCTGACTTTACCCAAGCATTAGCCAATCTTTAA
- the asnC gene encoding transcriptional regulator AsnC, with the protein MSLNANLDELDKKILNALMVNARVPYAELAKKFNVSAGTIHVRVEKMKTTGVILGTKVEVCPKKLGYDVCCFIGINLKSAKDYPSALVQLKALDEVVEAYYTTGNYNIFVKLMTRSIDELQKVLIDKIQQIEEVQSTETLISLQNPISRGVHP; encoded by the coding sequence ATGTCGCTTAATGCTAATCTTGATGAATTAGATAAAAAAATCCTTAATGCACTCATGGTTAACGCGCGTGTACCTTATGCTGAACTGGCAAAAAAGTTTAACGTAAGTGCGGGTACTATTCATGTTCGTGTCGAAAAAATGAAAACAACAGGTGTCATTCTAGGCACTAAAGTTGAAGTGTGCCCTAAAAAGCTCGGTTATGACGTGTGTTGTTTTATTGGTATTAATCTAAAAAGCGCAAAGGATTATCCTTCTGCGTTGGTGCAATTAAAAGCGTTAGATGAAGTCGTTGAAGCATATTACACAACGGGTAATTATAATATTTTTGTGAAGTTGATGACGCGTTCGATTGATGAACTACAAAAAGTACTGATTGATAAAATTCAACAGATTGAAGAAGTACAGTCGACCGAAACATTGATCTCATTACAAAATCCAATTAGTCGTGGTGTTCACCCGTAA